Proteins encoded within one genomic window of Besnoitia besnoiti strain Bb-Ger1 chromosome II, whole genome shotgun sequence:
- a CDS encoding putative methyltransferase MTA70 (encoded by transcript BESB_038990), which yields MSSHLRQRFQQRKLVFSGAGFPASAPSSSAPSTNLLTPPLTSLSRSTSGASGGASPAPSPGLGAPSGDAPGSAFAACGGRPPQAPARSEARHSAWGADRGHEGDRRDDREGDRWASDRGGAAAPPAYGDRPEAGRGAAGDTGAREGSESRDRGRGGEEGRDAFYAREGDRSSAFASSSRGHYDGADARRLKRGRREEDEHRSSSSRSAYPAHDARRRHDDTSSLAAPNGHPQKPQDSYGRGPSAASSSNTSGGRPAAFRGPGDSAAVLSAAPHQGVGPGATRTLGAGRSGALETGVCSARQATGVRGPAPALPPLPQDLPLDHASVASPAGGKLPSSMEELLPFILRALLHHPTVSPSIRRAEAVPGAPQETVTCLTRTAECHIELNAFAAHLKQLSRAAAAGGRGVSSLASQRLFRPEAVLRVLQFAAYSAAQEEGAEGKNGQGAESSPGASAPPVLGALHPFPYPLLSLSSLSSLTVIKALFPLRICAVLFTLHQQSQQQALASASSSASAPANGGAASGPPQQAAAAAPTPRHGIPPVREVPPAGPSPSPSGPARASPARASAPASAASPPRFPPFCGGGSAHPTALGSSAVGPSGGGAAPGAGAGAPKPPPPPPPAFDDKKGGTGGDKDAHAELQEDLEKLLSVPTALKQRDLDSGSELTSLLSAPTARQQMIIHSFKNKGGSALREICPFGSRLECCRARNAYKPCTKVHFRRIVLAHTDISLGDCSYLDTCRHIETCRYVHYEVDDASKGDVLKKMQGDAADPYAIGTISAGARTEYPAQWIRCDIRTFDFSIFRKLIRVVMADPPWDIHMDLPYGTMTDQEMRNLRVDLIQEEGLLFLWVTGRAMELARECLELWGYTRVEEILWVKTNQLQRIIRTGRTGHWLNHSKEHCLVAVKGNAAFNRNIDCDVIVSEVRETSRKPDEIYRIIERMAPDSLKVELFGRMHNVRNNWITLGNQLKGVKLEHPLLLERYNAFAENAGLPRAEPPSASAGAETEDNEANEGEKSEETPSPEAVQG from the exons atGTCCTCACACCTGCGTCAGCGCTTCCAGCAGCGCAAGCTGGTGTTCTCGGGCGCGGGGTTCCCTGCCTCagctccctcttcttcggcgcctaGCACAAACTTGCTGACGCCGCCTCTGACCTCGCTCAGCCGCAGCACCAGCGGGGCCAGCGGGGGGGCCTCCCCCGCTCCGTCGcccggcctcggcgcgccctcTGGCGACGCTCCGGgctctgccttcgccgcctgcggcggcaggcccCCTCAGGCTCCTGCGCGGTCGGAGGCCCGGCACTCCGCCTGGGGCGCCGACCGGGGCcacgaaggagacaggcgagacgacagagagggagacaggtGGGCGTccgacagaggcggcgcggctgcgccgcccgcctacGGCGACAGGCCCGAAGCAgggcggggcgccgccggggaCACCGGCGCCAGAGAGGGCAGCGAAAGCCGAGACaggggccgcggcggcgaggagggcaggGACGCCTTTTATGCTCGCGAGGGTGATCGGTCATCGGCCTTTgcgtcgagctcgcgcggacACTACGATGGAGCggatgcgcggcggctgaagCGCGGTCGGAGGGAAGAGGACGAGCAccgctcgtcgtcgtctcggTCTGCCTACCCAGCTCACGACGCGCGTCGCAGACATGACGACAcgtcctcgctcgctgcacCGAATGGGCATccgcagaagccgcaggaCTCATACGGTCGCGGGCCAAGtgcggcgtcgtcttcgaacACGTCAGGAGGCAGGCCTGCGGCGTTCCGCGGCCCtggcgactccgccgccgtgCTCTCTGCGGCCCCCCACCAGGGCGTGGGGCCTGGCGCGACCCGCACTCTGGGCGCAGGCCGGTCTGGGGCCTTGGAGACAGGTGTCTGCtctgcgcggcaggcgactgGGGTGCGCGGacctgcgcccgcgctgccgccgctgccgcaggacCTTCCGCTGGATCATGCGagcgtcgcgtcgccggcgggtGGGAAGCTGCCGTCGTCCATGGAGGAGCTGCTTCCGTTCATTCTGCGGGCCCTGCTGCACCACCCCACAGTGTCTCCGTCGAtccggcgcgcggaggcagtccccggggcgccgcaggagaccGTGACCTGCTTGACGCGCACGGCCGAGTGTCACATCGAGTTGaacgcgttcgcggcgcacctgaagcagctctcgcgggccgcggccgctggtgGACGGGGCGTCTCGTCTCTGGCTAGCCAGCGGCTCTTCCGACCCGAGGCAGTTCTGCGCGTCCTTCAGTTCGCCGCCTACAGTGCGGCtcaggaggagggcgccgaggggAAAAATGGTcaaggcgcggagagctctCCTGGTGCGTCGGCGCCCCCAGTGCTGGGCGCCCTGCATCCCTTTCCGTatccgcttctctcgctctcctctctcagcTCCCTCACTGTCATCAAGGctctgtttcctctgcgcATCTGCGCGGTGCTCTTCACGCTCCACCAACAGAgtcagcagcaggcgcttgcgtctgcttcctcctcggcctccgcgcccgcgaacggcggcgccgcctcgggcCCGCCTCagcaggctgctgcagcagcgccgacgccgcggcacgGTATCCCTCCGGTGCGCGAGGTGCCTCCAGCCGGTCCGAGCCCGTCGCCTTCGGGGCCCGC gagggcctcccccgcccgggcctccgcccccgcctccgccgcctcccccccgcgcttcccgccgttctgcggcggaggcagtgCGCATCCGACCGCGTTGGGCTCCAGCGCGGTCGGCCCctctggcggcggggcggccccgggcgcgggcgcaggtgCGCCGAAGCCTCCTCCCCCACCGCCCCCGGCCTTCGACGACAAGAAAGGCGGGACCGGCGGAGACAAGGACGCACATGCGGAGCTCCAAGAGGACCTGGAGAAGCTTCTCAGCGTGCCGACAGCTCTG AAACAGCGCGATCTGGATTCGGGCAGCGAGTTGACGTCGCTGCTCAGCGCCCCGactgcgcggcagcagatGATTATTCACTCCTTTAAGAATAAGGGGGGCAGCGCACTCAGAGAAATCTGTCCGTTCGGCTCTCGCCTGGAgtgctgccgcgctcgcaaCGCCTACAAGCCCTGCACCAAG GTCCACTTCCGCCGTATCGTCCTCGCTCACACCG ATATCAGCTTGGGAGACTGCAGCTACTTGGATACGTGCCGCCACATCGAGACCTGCCGCTACGTGCACTACGAAGTCGACGACGCCTCCAAGGGCGATGTCCTCAAGAAAAT GCAGGGCGATGCCGCGGATCCGTACGCCATCGGCACCAtctctgccggcgctcgcACGGAGTACCCTGCTCAGTGGATTCGCTGCGATATCAG AACGTTCGACTTCAGCATCTTCCGGAAGCTCATTCGCGTTGTCATGGCGGATCCGCCGTGGGACATCCACATGGACTTGCCTTATGGCACGATGACAGATCAGGAGATGCGGAATCTGCGA gTGGATTTGATTCAGGAAGAAGGACTTCTCTTCTTGTGGGTGACGGGCCGCGCGATGGAGCTGGCCCGCGAGTGTCTGGAA CTCTGGGGCTACACGCGTGTGGAGGAGATTCTGTGGGTGAAGACGAACCAGCTGCAGCGCATCATTCGCACGGGGCGGACGGGCCACTGGCTGAATCACTCGAAGGAGCACTGCCTCGTCGCAGTGAAGGGCAACGCTGCGTTCAACCGAAACATCGACTGCGACGTCATCGTCAGCGAAGTTCGCGAGACCTCGCGAAAGCCCGACGAAATCTACAG AATCATCGAGCGAATGGCGCCGGACTCTCTGAAAGTCGAGCTCTTTGGCCGCATGCACAACGTTCGCAACAACTGGATCACTCTCG GCAACCAGCTCAAGGGCGTCAAACTGGAGCACCCCTTGCTGTTGGAGCGGTATAACGCGTTCGCAGAGAACGCTGGactgccgcgcgca